Proteins encoded in a region of the Paenibacillus sp. W2I17 genome:
- a CDS encoding IS3 family transposase, whose amino-acid sequence MWKTIAPSFLLEKMCSTFQVSRSGYYKWRMDRTSMRQNRKDEVMKRIRYHFYDHQMRCGSPKITYLLHLEGLRISSRTVSIYMRQMNLRSVVMPKYRVQTTDSKHDHPLAPNTLNQQFKTSKPNTVWVTDITYIPCRGGRLYLASVLDLCTREIVGWRLYNHMETSLVMGALEEAYKAKRPAPGLLHHSDRGSQYTSKEYVKQLKSYGMESSMSRRGNCYDNACIESWHSILKKELIYCNPRFKTPEEAYTAIYQYIEFYYNRKRMHGALGYLSPARFAMKFTDKSAA is encoded by the coding sequence TTGTGGAAGACCATCGCTCCGAGTTTTCTTTTGGAGAAGATGTGCAGTACCTTTCAAGTATCACGGAGCGGATATTACAAATGGCGAATGGACCGAACCAGCATGCGACAGAACCGCAAAGACGAGGTCATGAAGCGTATTCGGTATCATTTTTACGACCACCAGATGCGGTGTGGAAGCCCTAAAATTACGTATCTGCTCCATTTAGAAGGGTTGCGAATCTCTTCCCGTACCGTCAGTATATACATGCGTCAAATGAATCTACGTTCTGTGGTCATGCCCAAATATCGCGTTCAGACTACGGATTCCAAACACGACCATCCCCTTGCACCAAATACGCTGAATCAGCAATTTAAAACGTCCAAACCGAATACGGTATGGGTTACCGACATCACCTACATTCCTTGCCGAGGAGGTCGCCTATATCTCGCCAGCGTTCTGGATTTGTGCACACGTGAAATTGTAGGCTGGCGTCTATATAACCATATGGAAACCAGTTTGGTGATGGGTGCACTGGAGGAAGCTTACAAGGCCAAACGCCCTGCTCCGGGATTACTCCATCACTCGGATCGGGGCTCTCAATACACGTCAAAAGAATATGTGAAGCAACTAAAATCATACGGAATGGAATCAAGCATGAGCCGCCGAGGAAACTGTTATGATAACGCCTGTATTGAGTCGTGGCACAGTATTTTAAAGAAGGAACTCATTTACTGCAACCCTCGTTTTAAGACACCGGAAGAGGCTTATACTGCCATCTACCAGTACATTGAGTTCTATTACAACCGCAAGCGAATGCATGGCGCGCTAGGGTATCTTTCCCCTGCTCGTTTTGCGATGAAATTTACGGACAAATCCGCAGCGTAG
- a CDS encoding MDR family MFS transporter: protein MKRSFILTGLLLATFLSAIEGTVIGPAGPTIVSELGSVQLLSWIFTAYLLTMAVSTPIFGKISDLYGRKPVFLIGCALFLLGSLLCCLSQNMEQLIIFRAIQGIGAGAVVPVTFTIIGDIYAIEERGKIQGWISSVWGISSLAGPLLGGYFVDNLGWQWIFGFNVPFGLLAMWFVFRYLKEDISPRTAKIDYVGALTFTVGITALLFVLSAGGQYYAWSSPLIVVLCVVAALFIILFFVVEKRAQAPMVPLHLFRIRDIRVANIAGLLTSTLMIGLTSYLPLWVQGVRGGNATESGLLLAPMSVGWLIGSVMAGRLLMKIGSRMTALIGLTGIAIGSGGLFLVGGTSPQAVLFILTFIYGLGFGFAFTIFTIIAQSSVGYKERGSSTALHTFMRTLGQTIGAAAFGTWLNYRISTLSSEQNLAVAGISENDLNELLAPHTDAALSDDKWALLRNVLEGSLHSLFVIMFVIALVSWVTTLALRKRLIVPEDADAPPQPQGSK from the coding sequence TTGAAGCGCAGTTTCATCTTGACGGGGCTGTTACTCGCGACATTTCTGTCAGCGATTGAAGGCACCGTAATTGGTCCGGCAGGGCCGACCATTGTCAGTGAGTTGGGGAGTGTACAGCTGCTGAGCTGGATTTTCACCGCATATCTGTTGACGATGGCTGTGAGTACGCCCATTTTCGGCAAAATCAGTGACTTGTATGGACGAAAGCCTGTATTTCTGATTGGCTGTGCCTTATTTTTACTCGGTTCACTCTTGTGCTGTCTGTCGCAGAACATGGAGCAATTAATTATTTTTCGTGCCATTCAAGGGATCGGTGCGGGTGCGGTAGTTCCTGTTACATTTACGATTATTGGGGATATCTACGCCATTGAAGAACGTGGCAAAATTCAGGGCTGGATTAGCTCCGTGTGGGGCATTTCCTCTCTGGCGGGACCGCTGCTTGGCGGTTATTTTGTAGACAATCTTGGCTGGCAGTGGATCTTTGGTTTTAATGTGCCATTTGGTTTGCTTGCGATGTGGTTTGTATTTCGTTATCTGAAGGAAGATATCTCGCCGCGTACGGCCAAAATTGACTATGTCGGTGCACTGACCTTCACGGTGGGCATTACTGCATTGCTATTTGTCCTGTCGGCGGGTGGGCAGTATTATGCCTGGAGTTCTCCGTTGATTGTTGTGCTGTGTGTGGTCGCCGCTCTGTTTATCATTTTATTTTTCGTGGTGGAAAAAAGAGCTCAGGCCCCTATGGTTCCACTACATTTGTTCCGAATTCGGGACATCCGTGTGGCGAATATCGCCGGACTCCTGACCAGTACTTTGATGATCGGCCTGACCAGTTATTTGCCGCTCTGGGTGCAGGGGGTTCGGGGAGGTAATGCGACGGAATCCGGGTTGCTGCTCGCGCCGATGTCGGTGGGCTGGCTCATTGGTAGTGTGATGGCAGGCCGCCTATTGATGAAAATTGGATCACGTATGACCGCATTGATTGGATTAACCGGAATTGCGATTGGATCGGGTGGACTCTTTCTGGTGGGCGGGACATCCCCGCAGGCTGTGCTATTTATATTGACCTTTATTTATGGCCTCGGCTTCGGTTTTGCGTTCACGATCTTCACCATTATTGCGCAGTCTTCTGTAGGGTATAAGGAGCGTGGCTCCTCTACGGCACTGCATACGTTTATGCGTACATTGGGACAGACGATTGGTGCAGCGGCTTTTGGTACCTGGTTGAACTACCGCATCTCCACGTTATCCAGTGAACAGAATCTGGCTGTGGCTGGAATATCGGAGAATGATCTGAACGAACTGCTCGCACCACATACGGATGCTGCCCTATCTGATGATAAATGGGCGCTACTGCGTAACGTTTTGGAAGGAAGCTTGCATTCCCTGTTTGTGATTATGTTCGTCATTGCACTGGTCTCGTGGGTAACGACGCTTGCTCTACGCAAACGTTTAATTGTACCCGAAGATGCAGATGCTCCACCGCAGCCACAAGGCTCAAAGTAA
- a CDS encoding GNAT family N-acetyltransferase, with product MYKCKGRIPEMETARLRLRKMRRRDAAQMFACWSDREVTRYMNLAPMIGTSEAADMIGLLNQMAGEEDAIRWGIELKETGKLIGSCGFNTWQLEGAFRGEIGYELGRDYWRHGYMTEAFSALLPFGYETMGLNRIEALVDPRNLASGEFLTNRGFTREGLLRQVQHTSTGYKDMVMYSMLYDEFLRKRGK from the coding sequence ATGTATAAATGCAAAGGAAGAATTCCCGAAATGGAGACTGCGCGGCTTCGTCTGCGTAAAATGCGTCGCCGGGATGCGGCCCAGATGTTCGCATGCTGGTCAGATCGCGAGGTGACCCGTTACATGAATCTTGCACCCATGATTGGGACAAGCGAAGCGGCGGACATGATTGGACTGCTCAACCAAATGGCAGGAGAAGAGGATGCGATCCGCTGGGGGATCGAACTCAAAGAAACAGGCAAGCTCATCGGCAGCTGTGGCTTCAACACATGGCAGCTTGAAGGCGCATTCCGGGGTGAGATCGGTTATGAGCTGGGACGTGATTATTGGCGCCACGGTTATATGACGGAGGCTTTCTCCGCATTGCTGCCCTTTGGGTATGAGACCATGGGTCTTAATCGAATTGAAGCGCTGGTTGATCCACGTAATCTGGCTTCCGGCGAGTTCCTGACAAACCGCGGTTTCACGCGGGAAGGATTGCTGCGTCAGGTGCAGCATACGTCAACCGGATACAAGGATATGGTGATGTACTCCATGTTGTATGATGAGTTCCTTCGCAAGCGAGGTAAATAA
- a CDS encoding GAF domain-containing protein has translation MFQAVSYEGTRSEQHTAVLGQLSALIRDEPSAIANLANAAALLNVFMTDTNWVGFYLYDGKELVLGPFQGLPACIRIPLGRGVCGTSAAEKRTLVVDDVHAFPGHIACDAASNSEIVVPIIKNGELYGVLDIDSPIKNRFDDEDRVFLEKAVSLLTEQLEATIPL, from the coding sequence ATGTTTCAAGCTGTTTCCTATGAAGGAACACGAAGTGAGCAGCACACCGCCGTCCTGGGACAGTTAAGTGCTCTGATCCGCGATGAACCTAGTGCGATTGCCAATCTGGCGAACGCTGCTGCGCTGCTCAATGTATTTATGACCGACACCAATTGGGTCGGCTTCTATCTGTATGATGGAAAAGAACTGGTCCTCGGGCCATTCCAAGGACTGCCTGCCTGTATCCGAATTCCACTGGGACGTGGTGTATGTGGCACATCTGCTGCGGAAAAACGTACCCTGGTCGTTGACGATGTTCATGCCTTCCCAGGCCACATTGCCTGTGATGCAGCATCGAACAGTGAGATCGTCGTACCTATTATCAAAAACGGCGAACTGTACGGAGTGCTGGATATCGACAGCCCGATCAAAAACCGTTTTGACGACGAAGACCGCGTCTTCCTGGAGAAAGCCGTAAGCCTGCTCACAGAGCAGTTGGAGGCAACCATACCCCTTTAG
- a CDS encoding TipAS antibiotic-recognition domain-containing protein has product MAYSMVDVSGMSGVSLNELSEYAETGLLNPTFGDVDEDIYYEKQELLRLQQILFCKEVGMKENEIAPMLRDNPQDVIRIMKQHRIDILEKALRLHGLIQTLDKTISHLQGEQELDEHELYIGFVNKGRHQLLNESGSDPVVNNDMYHVQTEGVQRSDIQSSNSSTLPENQELKSKEDYLDSQAKIDQVHLDLQQAIEDGLEPGSAKVQGIIGRHLEWIKGYYTPTAEIYRDLANLYVEHKNFRQMYDGYHPRLAEFLRDGMMIKAEHDLS; this is encoded by the coding sequence ATGGCGTATTCCATGGTTGACGTATCGGGAATGTCAGGCGTAAGTCTGAACGAACTGAGCGAGTATGCAGAGACAGGTCTTCTAAATCCGACTTTTGGGGATGTAGATGAGGACATCTATTATGAAAAGCAGGAATTGCTAAGACTCCAGCAAATCCTTTTCTGTAAGGAAGTAGGTATGAAGGAGAATGAGATTGCCCCGATGCTCCGGGATAATCCCCAGGATGTCATACGCATCATGAAGCAGCATCGCATTGACATTTTGGAGAAGGCACTCCGTCTGCATGGATTGATTCAGACACTGGACAAAACGATCTCTCATTTGCAAGGTGAACAGGAACTTGATGAACATGAGCTGTATATCGGTTTTGTAAATAAGGGGCGTCACCAGTTGCTGAATGAATCGGGTTCTGACCCTGTAGTCAATAATGATATGTACCATGTGCAGACAGAGGGTGTTCAGAGGTCCGACATCCAATCTTCCAATTCATCCACATTACCTGAAAATCAGGAGTTGAAGTCAAAAGAAGACTATCTGGATTCCCAGGCGAAAATTGATCAAGTTCATCTGGACTTGCAACAGGCCATTGAGGATGGATTGGAACCCGGTAGTGCAAAAGTACAAGGGATTATTGGCAGGCATCTTGAATGGATTAAAGGTTATTATACACCCACCGCTGAGATCTATCGGGATTTGGCCAATCTGTATGTAGAGCATAAAAATTTCCGTCAGATGTATGATGGTTACCACCCGAGGCTGGCTGAATTCCTGCGGGATGGGATGATGATTAAAGCGGAACATGATTTATCCTAG
- a CDS encoding aldehyde dehydrogenase family protein yields MKKQHLFIGGKLTESVDYKTLQAPYSGETLAEVSSASAEEAEAAVAAAVQAGKAMRQMPAHQRADILYKLSSMLEERKEEAARIIALEAAKPITAALAEVDRTVETYRFAAEEAKRLTGETVPMDAAKGGEGRIGYTMRQPLGVIGAITPFNFPMNLVAHKVGPALAAGNTIVLKPAEQTPLSSYYIANLLQEAGLPDGALNVVSGDGKTIGDVLVEHPSVAHITFTGSPAVGTSIRSKAGLKRVTLELGSNAAVIVDKDADLDKVVPRCVTGAFTYQGQVCISLQRIYVHRDISEEFIRRFAEAAKQVVVGDPLSPDTVVSALITSKDVQRTLDWIEEAKQAGAEVAAGGQAEGGVLRPTVLINVPRDAKVSCQEVFAPIVVINTVDSVEEGIEHVNDSIYGLQAGVFTNDINTALHAVDQIEAGGVMINDIPTFRVDHMPYGGVKQSGIGREGVKYAVEEMTELKFVMFNKG; encoded by the coding sequence ATGAAAAAACAACATCTGTTTATCGGGGGCAAGCTGACCGAATCTGTAGATTATAAAACACTTCAAGCACCATACTCCGGGGAAACGCTGGCAGAAGTCTCTTCGGCTTCAGCCGAGGAAGCGGAGGCTGCTGTTGCAGCTGCGGTTCAAGCTGGGAAGGCAATGCGCCAGATGCCTGCACATCAGCGTGCAGATATTCTGTACAAGTTGTCCTCCATGCTTGAAGAACGCAAGGAAGAAGCAGCGCGAATCATAGCGCTTGAAGCGGCGAAGCCAATTACGGCAGCACTGGCTGAGGTTGACCGGACAGTGGAAACGTATCGTTTTGCCGCCGAAGAAGCCAAGCGGCTGACCGGAGAGACGGTTCCGATGGATGCAGCCAAAGGTGGAGAAGGGCGTATCGGCTATACGATGCGGCAACCTCTAGGTGTCATCGGTGCGATTACACCATTTAATTTTCCAATGAACCTGGTAGCTCACAAGGTAGGCCCAGCGCTGGCAGCGGGCAATACGATTGTTCTCAAACCTGCGGAGCAGACCCCTCTGTCTTCCTATTACATCGCTAATCTGCTTCAGGAAGCCGGATTGCCGGATGGTGCACTGAACGTGGTGAGCGGTGATGGCAAAACCATTGGTGATGTGCTTGTTGAGCACCCTAGTGTTGCTCACATTACGTTTACAGGCAGTCCAGCGGTAGGCACGAGCATTCGTAGCAAAGCAGGACTCAAACGCGTGACACTGGAGCTTGGGTCGAATGCAGCGGTGATCGTGGATAAGGACGCAGACCTGGACAAAGTGGTTCCTCGATGTGTGACCGGAGCTTTCACGTATCAGGGACAGGTATGTATCTCGCTACAGCGAATCTACGTACATCGTGACATCTCGGAAGAATTCATCCGGCGTTTCGCTGAAGCGGCTAAACAAGTGGTGGTCGGAGACCCGCTGAGCCCGGATACGGTGGTCTCTGCGCTGATTACTTCCAAGGATGTACAGCGTACACTCGACTGGATTGAAGAAGCCAAACAGGCAGGGGCTGAAGTGGCAGCAGGCGGTCAAGCTGAAGGAGGCGTTCTGCGTCCAACGGTACTGATTAACGTTCCGCGTGATGCCAAGGTATCCTGTCAGGAAGTGTTTGCACCCATCGTTGTGATCAATACGGTAGATTCCGTTGAAGAAGGTATTGAACATGTTAACGATTCGATATACGGGCTTCAGGCAGGCGTATTTACAAACGATATCAACACCGCCCTCCATGCTGTCGATCAGATCGAAGCAGGCGGAGTTATGATTAATGATATTCCGACGTTCCGAGTGGATCACATGCCCTATGGTGGGGTGAAACAGAGTGGGATTGGGCGTGAAGGTGTAAAATATGCTGTAGAGGAAATGACGGAATTGAAGTTTGTTATGTTTAACAAAGGGTGA
- a CDS encoding universal stress protein yields the protein MLKHILVAVDGSDHAHKALEQALILAEDMKHPASLLIVHVNPAISINEPALGVDLEARIAEEGQHIIEPVTRQLSGRDVAYETLLIAGDPVNEICRVARERDCGMIVMGTGGKGMLAEMIVGSVSHGVLKHAECPVLTVK from the coding sequence ATGTTGAAACATATATTGGTTGCTGTTGATGGTTCGGATCATGCGCATAAGGCTTTGGAGCAAGCACTGATCCTGGCTGAAGATATGAAACATCCCGCAAGTCTGTTGATCGTGCATGTTAATCCGGCTATCTCTATCAATGAACCTGCATTGGGTGTTGATCTGGAAGCTCGTATTGCCGAAGAAGGGCAACATATTATAGAACCGGTGACCAGACAGCTGTCTGGACGGGACGTTGCGTATGAAACACTGCTGATTGCAGGTGATCCCGTTAATGAGATCTGCCGTGTGGCGCGTGAACGAGATTGTGGAATGATTGTGATGGGTACAGGCGGGAAAGGCATGCTCGCAGAGATGATCGTGGGCAGTGTCAGTCATGGCGTGTTAAAACATGCAGAATGCCCCGTCCTGACGGTTAAATAG
- a CDS encoding MFS transporter has translation MKREPSLPDELPSSRGGLLSQPRAVWAVAFACIISFMGLGLVDPILPAIADQLHASKSQVSLLFTSYNAVTGVAMLITGVVSSRIGVKWTLLSGILLIIIFSFLGGTSDTVGALVGYRGGWGLGNALFIATALSAIVGLSTSGTAKAIILYEAALGLGIAVGPLLGGELGSISWRGPFYGVAVLMAIAFISITFMLPKMAKPKTRSSLSDPFKALSYPSLKTLAITAFLYNFGFFTLMAYSPYVMNLDEHGLGYVFFGWGLMLAITSVFVAPRLQRRFGSVPSMSVMLTLFAIDLVVMAVGTVMGSPTTVIIAVIVAGIFLGINNTLITTAVMEAAPVERSVASAAYSFVRFLGGALAPWLAGKLSEWFLPETPFYFGALMVLIGVVVLLVRRHHLRDIDSAITSH, from the coding sequence ATGAAAAGAGAGCCATCATTACCGGACGAATTGCCGTCATCACGTGGGGGCCTGTTATCCCAACCGCGAGCGGTATGGGCGGTTGCCTTTGCATGTATCATATCCTTTATGGGTCTGGGTCTGGTTGACCCGATTCTGCCTGCGATTGCAGATCAGCTGCATGCTTCGAAAAGCCAGGTGTCACTACTATTTACCAGTTATAACGCTGTAACCGGGGTAGCGATGCTGATTACAGGTGTCGTATCCAGCCGGATTGGTGTGAAGTGGACGCTGCTCAGCGGTATATTGCTGATTATTATCTTCTCGTTCCTCGGCGGTACCTCAGACACGGTAGGTGCACTGGTTGGTTACCGTGGCGGTTGGGGACTGGGTAATGCCTTATTCATCGCAACGGCGTTATCTGCCATTGTGGGATTGTCCACGTCGGGGACAGCCAAGGCAATTATTTTGTATGAAGCAGCACTTGGTCTCGGGATTGCGGTTGGACCGCTGCTTGGTGGTGAGCTAGGTTCCATCTCTTGGCGTGGCCCGTTCTATGGGGTGGCTGTTCTGATGGCAATTGCGTTTATAAGCATTACATTTATGCTGCCCAAAATGGCCAAACCGAAAACACGCAGTTCTTTGTCCGATCCGTTCAAAGCATTAAGTTATCCTTCATTGAAAACATTGGCGATTACCGCCTTTCTGTATAACTTTGGTTTCTTTACCTTGATGGCTTATTCACCATATGTCATGAATCTGGATGAGCACGGCCTGGGTTACGTATTCTTTGGCTGGGGACTGATGCTGGCGATTACGTCTGTATTCGTCGCACCAAGATTACAACGCCGATTCGGATCGGTTCCGTCCATGAGTGTCATGCTTACATTGTTCGCGATTGATCTGGTTGTTATGGCAGTAGGTACGGTGATGGGTTCACCAACTACCGTTATTATTGCAGTCATTGTAGCGGGGATTTTCCTTGGGATTAACAACACATTGATTACAACGGCTGTTATGGAAGCTGCACCTGTGGAGCGTTCTGTTGCTTCTGCTGCATACAGCTTCGTTCGTTTCCTGGGTGGTGCACTTGCTCCATGGCTTGCAGGTAAATTGTCCGAGTGGTTCCTGCCGGAAACGCCGTTTTATTTTGGCGCATTAATGGTTCTGATTGGTGTCGTGGTACTGCTGGTACGCCGTCATCATCTGCGGGATATCGATTCTGCTATTACATCACATTAA
- a CDS encoding MerR family transcriptional regulator: protein MSLYKIDDVAKECGLTKRTIRYYEEIGVMPSPQRTDGGTRLYTREDIDYLKKVVRAKEVLGFSLQELHTYVATADALNEQRFDYQQTTEVRERIEKLTAMETTLDGQLQLIEQKLQSIHAVQTELEELRERVRSGIQKLQAHDPQGDEDG, encoded by the coding sequence ATGAGTTTATATAAAATCGACGACGTAGCCAAGGAATGTGGTTTGACCAAGCGAACCATTCGGTATTATGAAGAGATTGGTGTCATGCCTTCACCTCAGCGGACAGATGGCGGTACGCGGTTATACACTCGGGAGGATATCGATTATCTGAAGAAGGTGGTTCGCGCCAAAGAGGTACTTGGATTCTCCCTTCAGGAGTTACATACCTATGTGGCAACGGCAGATGCCTTGAACGAACAACGTTTTGACTACCAGCAGACGACCGAGGTAAGAGAACGGATCGAGAAGCTTACCGCGATGGAAACAACGCTGGATGGTCAGCTGCAACTGATTGAGCAGAAACTTCAGAGCATACATGCCGTACAGACTGAACTGGAAGAGCTACGTGAACGCGTTCGGAGCGGTATTCAGAAGTTACAGGCACATGATCCGCAGGGTGATGAAGACGGCTAA
- a CDS encoding SdpI family protein, whose protein sequence is MTGAVVGIIIGVCYFILGFMVFKKPPKMINGIYGYRTPRAMSNPELWNEAQSYSANLMMQFGVIITIFGIIGFWLTDVRALVLSLVATGFYTFRLFTRVEGRLKQMQRAQQQQQQNEQNV, encoded by the coding sequence TTGACAGGAGCAGTAGTAGGGATCATTATCGGAGTGTGTTATTTCATTCTGGGGTTCATGGTGTTCAAAAAACCACCAAAAATGATTAACGGAATATATGGGTATCGGACCCCGCGCGCAATGAGTAATCCCGAGTTGTGGAACGAAGCGCAAAGTTATAGCGCCAATCTAATGATGCAATTTGGTGTGATCATTACGATATTCGGCATTATCGGTTTCTGGCTTACAGATGTACGAGCTTTGGTGCTGAGTCTGGTTGCTACAGGATTTTATACGTTCAGATTGTTTACCAGAGTTGAAGGCCGGTTGAAGCAAATGCAGCGTGCTCAACAGCAACAGCAACAGAATGAGCAGAACGTTTAA